One Oryza glaberrima chromosome 11, OglaRS2, whole genome shotgun sequence genomic region harbors:
- the LOC127755407 gene encoding uncharacterized protein LOC127755407 yields MDDKATGILRRRDRDDGDDLVVAELTVKPKPTGDTRMLNEADLLVFRSGEWRSIRTMPIGHASSSSPSTRWPWKTDMVVPVGDRLLCWVDLYHGFIFSDVFDDNPRLQYVPLPEPPAMDTEGEPRCDSDSDDDDAATLDAATAKGSTPMTTPVLTVAVAGGETSMMTTTATTLAVMSPVDGLDTVGRTPTSGTSARARHAPVTVTTATTGDATAAATREVHATTRGTSTTTAVATHLPCSASLFLRQSWLLLSCRRHQEPVQGGRFPLSLRYAAAASVGLKHGPRTKRR; encoded by the coding sequence ATGGATGACAAAGCCACCGGCATCCTAcgccgccgcgaccgcgacgacggcgacgatctcGTGGTGGCGGAGCTCACCGTGAAGCCTAAGCCTACCGGTGACACCCGCATGCTGAACGAGGCCGACCTCCTCGTGTTCCGCTCCGGCGAGTGGAGGAGCATCAGGACGATGCCGATCGGCCACGCGAGCAGCAGCTCGCCGTCCACCCGGTGGCCGTGGAAGACCGACATGGTCGTCCCCGTCGGCGACCGGCTGCTGTGCTGGGTCGACTTATACCATGGCTTCATCTTCTCCGACGTGTTCGACGATAACCCGAGGCTGCAGTACGTGCCGCTCCCTGAGCCCCCTGCCATGGACACAGAAGGAGAACCCCGTTGCGACTCTGacagtgacgacgacgacgcggcgacgCTAGACGCCGCGACCGCAAAGGGAAGTACACCAATGACCACCCCGGTGCTGACCGTGGCCGTGGCTGGCGGCGAGACGAGCATGATGACGACGACCGCGACAACGCTGGCCGTGATGTCGCCCGTGGACGGACTGGACACCGTGGGCCGGACGCCAACATCAGGCACGAGCGCACGCGCTCGCCACGCGCCCGTGACCGTGACTACGGCGACaacgggcgacgcgacggccgccgccaccagggAGGTACATGCGACGACAAGGGGAACGAGCACAACGACCGCGGTGGCGACCCACCTTCCCTGTTCAGCCTCGCTGTTTCTCAGACAGTCGTGGCTCCTGCTCAGCTGCCGGCGACACCAAGAGCCAGTCCAGGGAGGGcgtttccccctctccctccgctacgccgccgccgcgagcgtgGGATTGAAGCACGGTCCGCGGACAAAGAGGCGATGA